The following coding sequences lie in one Aquabacterium olei genomic window:
- a CDS encoding two-component system sensor histidine kinase NtrB, protein MDDAATRPAEAGPGEASQFPNSRQASWFGELDAPTEAAAMAAQRKSRHTSLPDSDNGHPTFQRIYRAFLAARLVLGMLGLLLLATLWSTGTRVSPWASLLGAVYATLATLAWFWPGRSRKGRDAARLGTRQALGTVGVDLTVFALIHHLSGNGLNAQALLVMPVLMSAVLLPRVIALGVAAAATLNLLSVAWVQGERSDEVAALMTQGGLNGLGLFLIAALASELAARLAREERSARGNMEAARRQAQLNKLVIDEMTEGVLVVDRRGRVRTANPSARRLLSAQGSAPQPPFPLTGVPAWRALIEAIEEAMANPGHAEVGQEVTLHFDDRSLRELRLRMRFIRGRGARAQEDVCVLFIEDLRSVRARQRQDKLAAMGRMSAGIAHEVRNPLAAIAQANALMAEDAATSTQQRLTQMVADNVARLKHIVDDILAVAPGVRPPAPAIDPLEHIVAICNEWRSTAGVGMGEHSLLEIDIQACRQAPSFPHLKVRFEPEHLQRVLVNLLDNALRHQSGEPGAIRVHVGWVPTVHGPHGLLMISVLSDGPPITPDTERALFEPFFSTRSRGTGLGLYICRELCERHGATMDYRQHPASMRHRNEFYLTMPIEPVGLPPPHA, encoded by the coding sequence ATGGACGACGCCGCCACCCGCCCCGCAGAAGCCGGCCCGGGTGAGGCCAGCCAGTTTCCGAACTCCCGGCAAGCCTCCTGGTTCGGTGAGCTGGATGCCCCCACCGAAGCGGCCGCCATGGCCGCCCAGCGCAAAAGCCGGCACACCTCGCTGCCCGACAGCGACAACGGTCACCCGACGTTTCAGCGGATCTACCGGGCCTTTCTGGCGGCCCGCCTCGTGCTCGGCATGCTGGGCCTGCTGTTGCTGGCGACGCTGTGGAGCACGGGCACCCGCGTGTCCCCCTGGGCGTCCTTGCTGGGCGCGGTGTACGCCACCCTGGCCACGCTGGCGTGGTTCTGGCCGGGACGCAGTCGCAAGGGTCGCGACGCCGCGCGCCTGGGCACACGGCAGGCACTGGGCACCGTGGGAGTCGACCTCACCGTCTTCGCCCTGATCCACCACCTGAGTGGCAATGGCCTGAACGCGCAGGCCCTGCTCGTCATGCCGGTGCTGATGTCGGCGGTGCTGCTGCCCCGCGTGATCGCGCTCGGTGTTGCGGCGGCTGCCACGCTCAACCTGCTGTCCGTGGCGTGGGTGCAGGGCGAGCGCAGCGACGAGGTCGCCGCGTTGATGACGCAAGGCGGGCTGAACGGTCTGGGTTTGTTCCTCATCGCCGCCCTGGCCAGCGAACTGGCCGCCCGGCTGGCGCGCGAAGAGCGCAGCGCACGCGGCAACATGGAAGCGGCGCGGCGTCAGGCCCAGCTCAACAAGCTGGTGATCGACGAGATGACGGAAGGCGTGCTGGTGGTCGACCGGCGAGGCCGCGTCCGCACGGCCAACCCCTCCGCGCGGCGCCTGCTGTCAGCACAGGGCTCGGCGCCGCAACCGCCCTTCCCGTTGACAGGCGTTCCCGCCTGGCGCGCCCTCATCGAGGCCATCGAGGAGGCCATGGCCAACCCCGGCCATGCAGAGGTGGGGCAGGAAGTCACCCTGCATTTCGACGACCGGAGTCTGCGCGAGCTGCGCCTGCGCATGCGTTTCATCCGCGGGCGGGGTGCGCGGGCCCAGGAAGACGTCTGCGTGCTCTTCATCGAGGACCTGCGCAGCGTGCGCGCCCGCCAGCGTCAGGACAAGCTGGCCGCCATGGGCCGGATGTCGGCCGGCATTGCGCACGAAGTGCGCAACCCGCTCGCGGCCATCGCCCAGGCCAACGCCCTGATGGCCGAGGACGCCGCCACATCCACCCAGCAGCGGCTCACCCAGATGGTGGCCGACAACGTCGCACGCCTGAAGCACATCGTCGACGACATCCTGGCCGTGGCACCCGGCGTGCGCCCGCCTGCACCGGCCATCGACCCGCTGGAGCACATCGTCGCCATCTGCAATGAATGGCGCAGCACGGCGGGCGTCGGGATGGGTGAGCACAGCCTGCTCGAGATCGACATCCAGGCCTGCCGTCAGGCACCGAGCTTTCCGCACCTGAAGGTGCGTTTCGAACCCGAGCACCTGCAGCGCGTGCTGGTCAACCTGCTGGACAACGCGCTGCGCCATCAGTCCGGTGAGCCCGGCGCCATCCGGGTTCACGTGGGCTGGGTGCCGACCGTGCACGGCCCGCACGGGCTGCTGATGATCTCGGTGCTGAGCGACGGCCCGCCCATCACCCCCGACACCGAGCGCGCCCTCTTCGAGCCCTTCTTCTCGACCCGCAGCCGGGGCACGGGCCTGGGCCTGTATATTTGCCGCGAGCTGTGCGAGCGCCACGGTGCCACCATGGATTACCGTCAGCATCCGGCCAGCATGCGCCACCGCAACGAGTTCTACCTGACGATGCCGATCGAACCCGTCGGCCTCCCCCCCCCTCACGCATGA
- a CDS encoding PP0621 family protein: MLKYLLIALLVWLVVVPLLKRMLARPAEPAQRADPPPTPPQTQEIVQCAHCGIHLPEAEAHHDLGGLPYCSAEHARLGRRPG; encoded by the coding sequence ATGCTCAAGTACCTGTTGATTGCCCTGCTGGTGTGGCTGGTGGTGGTGCCGCTGCTGAAGCGCATGCTGGCCCGCCCGGCCGAGCCCGCGCAGCGCGCCGACCCGCCCCCCACGCCGCCTCAGACACAGGAGATCGTGCAGTGCGCCCATTGCGGCATTCATCTGCCGGAGGCGGAGGCCCACCATGATCTTGGTGGCCTGCCCTACTGCAGTGCCGAACACGCCCGGCTGGGCCGCCGGCCCGGCTGA
- the ampD gene encoding 1,6-anhydro-N-acetylmuramyl-L-alanine amidase AmpD, with protein MIRTDPCPAPAWQNGWLSEAARCPSPNFGPRPPGMPIDLAIVHSISLPPGEYGGDHIERLFTNTLDWDAHPYFQQIRGLEVSAHFVIRRGGQLMQFVSVLDRAWHAGRSSWCGRDNCNDYAIGVELEGLEDHPFEPAQYEALAHLLAQIDTEWPLQGVVGHEHVAPGRKRDPGQAFDWADLRRRLGWAAVRFPVGVAAD; from the coding sequence ATGATCCGGACTGACCCCTGCCCAGCCCCAGCTTGGCAAAACGGCTGGCTGTCCGAGGCGGCACGTTGCCCCTCCCCCAACTTCGGCCCCCGCCCGCCCGGCATGCCGATCGACCTGGCCATCGTCCACTCGATCAGCCTGCCCCCCGGCGAATACGGCGGCGACCACATCGAGCGCCTGTTCACCAACACGCTCGACTGGGACGCCCACCCCTACTTCCAGCAGATCCGCGGGCTGGAGGTCTCGGCGCACTTCGTCATTCGCCGTGGCGGCCAGCTGATGCAGTTCGTGTCCGTGCTCGATCGCGCCTGGCATGCCGGCCGATCGAGCTGGTGCGGCCGCGACAATTGCAACGACTACGCCATCGGGGTCGAACTGGAAGGCCTTGAAGATCACCCCTTCGAGCCCGCGCAATACGAGGCTCTCGCGCACTTGCTGGCGCAGATCGACACCGAGTGGCCGCTGCAAGGCGTGGTGGGCCACGAGCATGTGGCCCCTGGGCGCAAGCGCGACCCCGGCCAGGCCTTCGACTGGGCCGACCTGCGACGCCGACTCGGGTGGGCTGCCGTCCGCTTTCCCGTCGGTGTGGCGGCCGACTGA
- the ftsY gene encoding signal recognition particle-docking protein FtsY produces MFSFIKKKLGWGQSAPEAPAEQPAAAPATPAAPETAPLPPAPAPAPVASPPTSPIVPAPAAAVPAAAPTPAAAPAPVAQAPAAPAPVSVAEAAAPRAPEPERRSWLDKLRQGLKKTGSGIAQVFTGTRIDDALYEELESALLMADAGVAATEHLLHDLKRRVKETKATEPAQVKALLIDAITELLAPLEKSLEVGHTTPTVIMVAGVNGAGKTTTIGKLTRHLADARQRVLLAAADTFRAAAREQLGVWADRNQVDIVSQEGGDPAAVTFDAVQAGKARGCDVVIADTAGRLATQLHLMEELRKIKRVIGKAMDTAPHEVLLVVDGNTGQNALAQVKAFDEALGLTGLIVTKLDGTAKGGVLAAIALWSRQRQAPVPVYFIGVGEKLEDLQTFSAREFAHALLS; encoded by the coding sequence ATGTTCAGTTTCATCAAGAAAAAGCTGGGATGGGGCCAGTCTGCCCCGGAAGCGCCCGCAGAGCAGCCAGCCGCCGCACCCGCGACGCCGGCGGCGCCCGAGACCGCCCCTCTGCCCCCCGCACCGGCCCCTGCCCCCGTGGCATCGCCGCCGACATCGCCCATCGTGCCAGCCCCTGCTGCGGCCGTACCCGCCGCAGCCCCGACGCCGGCTGCCGCGCCTGCCCCGGTGGCCCAGGCTCCCGCCGCGCCAGCCCCGGTGTCGGTCGCAGAAGCCGCTGCCCCCCGCGCCCCCGAGCCCGAGCGCCGCTCCTGGCTCGACAAGCTCCGTCAGGGTCTGAAGAAAACCGGTTCGGGCATCGCCCAGGTTTTCACGGGCACCCGCATTGACGACGCGTTGTACGAAGAGCTGGAATCCGCCCTGCTGATGGCCGATGCCGGCGTGGCCGCGACCGAACACCTGCTCCACGATCTCAAGCGCCGTGTGAAGGAGACCAAGGCCACCGAGCCGGCCCAGGTGAAGGCGCTGCTGATCGACGCCATCACCGAGTTGCTGGCCCCGCTGGAGAAATCACTGGAAGTGGGCCACACCACGCCCACCGTCATCATGGTGGCCGGCGTCAACGGCGCGGGCAAGACCACGACCATCGGCAAGCTGACCCGGCATCTGGCCGACGCGAGGCAACGCGTGCTGCTGGCTGCCGCCGACACCTTCCGCGCTGCGGCGCGCGAGCAGCTGGGTGTGTGGGCCGACCGCAACCAGGTCGACATCGTCAGCCAGGAGGGTGGGGATCCGGCCGCCGTGACGTTCGACGCCGTGCAGGCTGGCAAGGCCCGCGGCTGCGACGTGGTGATTGCCGACACGGCCGGACGCCTGGCCACGCAATTGCACCTGATGGAGGAGCTGCGCAAGATCAAGCGGGTCATCGGGAAGGCCATGGACACCGCGCCACACGAGGTGTTGCTGGTGGTGGATGGCAACACGGGCCAGAACGCGCTGGCCCAGGTGAAGGCATTCGATGAAGCGCTGGGCCTGACCGGGCTCATCGTCACCAAGCTCGACGGCACGGCCAAGGGCGGTGTGCTGGCCGCCATTGCGCTGTGGTCGCGTCAACGTCAGGCGCCAGTGCCGGTGTACTTCATCGGTGTGGGCGAAAAGCTCGAAGACCTCCAGACCTTCAGCGCCCGCGAGTTCGCCCATGCGCTGCTGAGCTGA
- a CDS encoding DUF2726 domain-containing protein, whose product MMDLASIWPALAAGVLAPGGIAAAWWWRRARLASVGGRSGRAAPRVARPAKVSRKASVPESDLDTLIGWEPVATRVLTSAEREAWHILRKALPEHMVLAQVPVARFIKVPTRNSYSEWLRRVGSLCADLVVCDAASQVVAVVEIRQPMSREKERSQQRHARMDRVLTAARIPVHVWLEGALPGPAVAREAILGAAISTSGRSGYQDVNVARRTAEAAAVVASLQNPASALHGMQVDESASGNLDAWRAAIHEDPEDPEVARREPPPSTWFDDLDSEPMPLGPISRL is encoded by the coding sequence ATGATGGACTTGGCCTCGATCTGGCCGGCCTTGGCCGCCGGCGTCCTCGCGCCCGGTGGCATTGCCGCTGCGTGGTGGTGGCGGCGGGCCCGCCTTGCTTCGGTGGGCGGGCGATCCGGGCGGGCTGCGCCGCGCGTGGCCCGGCCCGCCAAGGTGTCTCGCAAGGCGTCTGTGCCCGAATCCGACCTGGACACGCTGATCGGCTGGGAGCCGGTGGCCACGCGGGTGCTGACCAGTGCAGAACGAGAGGCCTGGCACATTCTGCGCAAGGCGCTGCCCGAACACATGGTGCTGGCGCAGGTGCCGGTGGCGCGTTTCATCAAGGTGCCCACGCGCAACTCCTACAGCGAATGGCTGCGCCGCGTCGGGTCACTCTGCGCCGATCTGGTCGTGTGCGACGCCGCCTCGCAGGTGGTGGCGGTGGTCGAAATCCGCCAGCCCATGTCACGCGAGAAGGAGCGCAGCCAGCAACGCCATGCGCGCATGGACCGGGTGCTGACGGCCGCGCGCATCCCCGTGCATGTGTGGCTGGAGGGGGCATTGCCCGGGCCGGCGGTGGCGCGTGAAGCCATCCTGGGCGCGGCCATCAGCACCTCGGGCCGGTCTGGCTATCAGGATGTGAATGTCGCGCGGCGCACCGCGGAAGCGGCGGCCGTGGTCGCCTCGTTGCAGAACCCGGCATCGGCGTTGCACGGCATGCAGGTAGACGAATCCGCCAGCGGAAACCTGGACGCCTGGCGGGCCGCGATCCATGAAGACCCGGAAGACCCCGAAGTGGCGCGCCGGGAGCCACCGCCTTCCACCTGGTTTGACGACCTGGATTCCGAGCCGATGCCGCTGGGCCCGATCAGCCGGCTCTGA
- a CDS encoding cytochrome C assembly family protein, giving the protein MILSPALSTAWPSGLAVLAYLAASAWPQPAQADRPDAARPVWMVLGLGWLAQAVAIVLDALVLGGPEPGGRFGFAPALSVTVWLVLAVYALESRRLDLVVVRRVLAALGAVVVALAWIFPGQTHPLGGSPWAPLHWLLGFASYGLFGTALLHAGLLQHAERQMRTRPVSGQVPAPRPIGQALGMPLLRLEALTLRFVAAGFVMLSLTLLLGAAFANPWRWDHKTVFSVLSWLVFATLLVGRARFGWRGSQAIRWLVAGSLLLLLAYVGSRFVMEVLLHRPATV; this is encoded by the coding sequence ATGATTTTATCGCCCGCCCTCTCGACCGCCTGGCCCAGTGGCCTTGCCGTGCTGGCTTATCTTGCCGCCAGCGCGTGGCCGCAACCCGCCCAGGCAGACCGCCCGGACGCCGCGCGCCCCGTCTGGATGGTGCTTGGCCTGGGCTGGCTGGCGCAGGCGGTGGCCATCGTGCTCGACGCGCTGGTGCTCGGCGGCCCCGAACCAGGGGGACGATTCGGCTTTGCGCCGGCCCTGTCGGTCACGGTGTGGCTGGTCCTGGCGGTGTACGCGCTCGAAAGCCGGCGCCTCGACCTGGTCGTGGTGCGGCGCGTGCTGGCAGCGCTGGGCGCCGTCGTGGTGGCGCTTGCCTGGATCTTCCCCGGGCAGACTCACCCTCTGGGGGGCTCGCCCTGGGCGCCGCTGCACTGGCTGCTGGGCTTTGCCTCGTACGGGCTGTTCGGCACCGCGCTGTTGCACGCGGGGCTGCTGCAGCACGCCGAGCGCCAGATGCGGACACGCCCGGTGAGCGGGCAGGTGCCTGCGCCCCGGCCGATCGGACAGGCGCTCGGCATGCCCCTGCTGCGGCTGGAGGCCCTGACGCTGCGCTTCGTGGCCGCCGGGTTCGTCATGCTGAGTCTGACGTTGCTCCTGGGGGCAGCTTTCGCCAATCCGTGGCGCTGGGATCACAAGACGGTCTTTTCCGTGCTGTCATGGCTGGTGTTCGCCACGCTGCTGGTGGGCCGCGCCCGCTTCGGCTGGCGGGGCAGCCAGGCCATCCGCTGGCTGGTGGCCGGCTCGCTGCTGTTGCTGCTGGCCTATGTCGGTTCCCGTTTCGTGATGGAGGTGCTGTTGCACCGCCCTGCCACCGTCTGA
- the ffh gene encoding signal recognition particle protein, translated as MASNLTERLSRLVKTMRGQSRITESNVQDMLREVRMALLEADVALPVVRDFIARVKDKALGQEVVSSLTPGQVLVSIVQKELSATMGEGVSDINLATQPPAVILMAGLQGAGKTTTTAKLAKHLIEKRKKKVLTVSADVYRPAAIEQLKTVTAQAGAEWFPSAPDQKPAEIAAAAIDHARRHYFDVLLVDTAGRLAIDEALMAEIKALHAQLKPVETLFVVDAMQGQDAVNTAKAFKDTLPLTGVVLTKLDGDSRGGAALSVRQITGVPIKFAGVSEKIDGLEVFDADRHAGRVLGMGDIVALVEEVQKGVDIEAAQKLAEKVKSGAEFDFNDFLSQISQMKKMGGLSGLMDKLPTELAAKAGQADMDKAERDVRRMEGIISAMTAKERRQPALLMDGKSKASRKRRIAQGAGVQIQDVNRLLNQFEQMQTMMKKMKGGGLMKMMKRMGGMKGLPGLGR; from the coding sequence ATGGCATCCAACCTCACAGAACGCCTGAGTCGCCTGGTCAAGACCATGCGCGGCCAGTCCCGCATCACCGAATCCAACGTGCAGGACATGTTGCGTGAGGTTCGCATGGCGCTGCTGGAGGCCGACGTGGCCCTGCCGGTGGTGCGCGACTTCATTGCCCGTGTCAAGGACAAGGCCCTGGGCCAGGAGGTCGTCTCCTCGCTGACCCCGGGCCAGGTCCTGGTCAGCATCGTGCAGAAGGAGCTCTCCGCCACGATGGGCGAGGGGGTGTCGGACATCAACCTGGCCACGCAGCCGCCTGCCGTCATCCTGATGGCCGGCCTGCAAGGTGCAGGCAAGACGACCACCACAGCCAAGCTCGCCAAGCACCTGATCGAAAAGCGCAAGAAGAAGGTGTTGACGGTCTCGGCTGACGTGTACCGCCCGGCCGCCATCGAGCAGCTGAAAACGGTGACCGCGCAGGCCGGGGCCGAGTGGTTCCCGTCGGCACCCGATCAGAAGCCCGCCGAAATCGCCGCGGCGGCCATCGACCACGCCCGTCGTCACTACTTCGACGTGCTGCTGGTGGACACGGCTGGCCGCCTGGCGATCGACGAAGCCCTGATGGCGGAAATTAAGGCGCTGCACGCCCAGCTCAAGCCCGTCGAGACGCTGTTCGTGGTGGACGCCATGCAGGGCCAGGATGCGGTCAACACCGCGAAGGCCTTCAAGGACACGCTGCCGCTCACCGGCGTCGTGCTGACCAAGCTCGATGGTGACTCGCGCGGGGGCGCGGCCCTGTCGGTGCGCCAGATCACGGGTGTGCCGATCAAGTTTGCCGGCGTCTCCGAGAAGATCGACGGGCTGGAGGTGTTCGACGCCGACCGCCATGCTGGCCGTGTGCTGGGCATGGGCGACATTGTGGCTCTGGTCGAAGAGGTGCAGAAGGGCGTCGACATCGAGGCGGCCCAGAAGCTGGCCGAGAAGGTCAAGTCCGGCGCCGAGTTCGATTTCAACGATTTCCTCTCGCAGATCAGCCAGATGAAGAAGATGGGTGGCCTGTCCGGACTGATGGACAAGCTGCCCACCGAACTGGCCGCCAAGGCAGGACAGGCCGACATGGACAAGGCCGAGCGCGATGTGCGCCGCATGGAAGGCATCATCAGCGCCATGACCGCGAAGGAGCGCCGCCAGCCTGCCCTCCTGATGGACGGCAAGAGCAAGGCCAGCCGCAAACGCCGCATTGCCCAGGGAGCCGGCGTGCAGATTCAGGACGTCAATCGCTTGCTGAACCAGTTCGAGCAGATGCAGACGATGATGAAGAAGATGAAAGGCGGCGGCCTGATGAAGATGATGAAGCGCATGGGCGGCATGAAGGGGCTGCCTGGTCTGGGGCGCTGA
- a CDS encoding sigma-54-dependent transcriptional regulator, whose amino-acid sequence MSTASAHRLLVIDDEPDLRTLYELTLLREGYDVETADSVAQALQHLAEQRYSAVITDMRLPDGTGLDILEHLEQTGRQERAIVITAYGSAENAVSALKAGAFDYLTKPVDLKQFRSVVASIVGLQGAVSTPPPVSASRPGASQAAPAANGGRSALQRLIGVDRGLQQVRQLIDKVARSMAPVLISGESGTGKELVARAIHDTSTRAARPFIAVNCGAIPEHLLEAEFFGYRKGAFTGASEDREGFFQAAAGGTLFLDELGDLPLAMQSKLLRAIQERAVRPVGATAEMPVDVRLLSATHKDLAAEVQAGRFRQDLYYRLNVIQIRLPALRERREDLPGLCAGLLERLAREAGLSAVPQLSEAALRALEVHPFPGNVRELENLLHRATALSGHATIDAADLGLDAPATAASSAAPTITEPAPASLATAPVPATPAALPTDLAAHLDQVERDILVRALEKHRLNRTAAGQSLGLSLRQMRYRMARLGVQVNDHGIVLGEQFDPEHDPD is encoded by the coding sequence ATGAGCACTGCTTCCGCCCACCGCCTGCTGGTCATCGACGACGAGCCCGACCTGCGCACGCTCTACGAGCTCACGTTGCTGCGGGAGGGCTACGACGTGGAGACGGCAGACAGCGTCGCGCAAGCACTGCAGCATCTGGCGGAGCAGCGCTACAGCGCGGTCATCACCGACATGCGGCTGCCGGATGGCACCGGCCTCGACATCCTCGAGCACCTGGAGCAGACCGGCCGGCAGGAACGCGCCATCGTCATCACGGCCTATGGATCGGCCGAGAACGCGGTGTCGGCGCTGAAGGCAGGCGCCTTCGACTACCTGACCAAGCCGGTCGATCTGAAGCAGTTTCGCAGTGTGGTGGCCAGCATCGTGGGCCTGCAGGGCGCAGTCAGCACACCGCCCCCGGTCAGCGCCAGTCGCCCCGGCGCATCACAGGCCGCCCCGGCCGCCAACGGCGGGCGCAGCGCACTGCAGCGGCTGATCGGCGTCGACCGGGGCCTTCAGCAGGTACGCCAGCTCATCGACAAGGTCGCCCGCAGCATGGCGCCCGTGCTCATCAGCGGCGAGTCGGGCACCGGCAAGGAGCTGGTGGCCCGCGCCATCCACGACACCAGCACCCGTGCGGCACGCCCCTTCATCGCGGTGAACTGCGGGGCCATCCCGGAGCACCTGCTCGAAGCCGAGTTCTTCGGTTACCGCAAGGGCGCCTTCACCGGGGCCAGCGAAGACCGCGAGGGCTTCTTCCAGGCCGCAGCCGGAGGCACGCTCTTCCTGGACGAACTCGGTGACCTGCCGCTGGCCATGCAATCCAAACTGCTGCGCGCCATCCAGGAGCGCGCCGTGCGCCCCGTCGGCGCCACCGCCGAGATGCCGGTCGACGTGCGGCTGCTGAGCGCCACGCACAAGGATCTGGCGGCCGAGGTGCAGGCAGGCCGCTTCCGGCAGGATCTGTATTACCGACTCAATGTGATCCAGATCCGCCTGCCCGCTCTGCGTGAGCGCCGCGAAGACCTGCCCGGCCTGTGCGCGGGTCTGCTCGAACGGCTGGCCCGCGAGGCCGGCCTGAGCGCCGTGCCGCAACTGAGCGAGGCCGCCTTGCGCGCCCTGGAGGTCCACCCCTTCCCGGGGAACGTGCGCGAGCTGGAGAACCTGCTGCACCGCGCCACGGCCCTGAGCGGCCACGCCACCATCGACGCCGCTGACCTCGGGCTGGACGCCCCCGCCACGGCCGCCTCAAGCGCTGCGCCCACGATCACCGAGCCCGCACCGGCCTCGCTGGCGACCGCCCCGGTGCCAGCCACGCCCGCAGCGCTGCCGACCGACCTGGCTGCACACCTCGATCAGGTCGAGCGCGACATCCTCGTGCGCGCCCTGGAAAAGCATCGACTCAACCGCACGGCCGCCGGCCAGAGCCTCGGCCTGTCGCTGCGCCAGATGCGCTACCGCATGGCCCGCCTGGGCGTGCAGGTCAACGACCACGGCATCGTGCTGGGCGAACAGTTCGACCCCGAACATGATCCGGACTGA